In one window of Brassica rapa cultivar Chiifu-401-42 chromosome A07, CAAS_Brap_v3.01, whole genome shotgun sequence DNA:
- the LOC103828944 gene encoding MACPF domain-containing protein CAD1 isoform X2 translates to MLKTFFFFFSWSFKISQPYQMENRKGGNSTVPSSEALKTTLHSAIQALGRGFDVTSDVRLLYCKGAPGSRLVRIEQGQNRDLELTDGFLLPNVPADIECSLGEPYIDRISVCSFHQMAANFNERSGVKGNIPLGCFNAMFNYTGSWQVDAASTKSLALVGYVIPLYEVKLAKLTLFLRNDIKQAVPSSWDPASLASFIENYGTHIVTSVTIGGRDMVYIRQHQTSPLPVSEIENYVNNMEEHRFHKAETQSITTEPLKHKDKDITVIFRRRGGDDLEQSHARWAETISAAPDIINMTFTPIVALLEGVPGLRHLTRAIELYLEYKPPMEDLQYFLDFQIARAWAPEQSNLQRKEPVCKSLHFSLMGPKLFISADQVTVGRKPVTGLRLSLEGSKQNRLSIHLQHLVSLPKILQPHWDSHVPIGAPKWQGPEEQDSRWFEPIKWKNFSHVSTSPIEYTETHIGDLSGVHIVTGAQLGVWNFGTKSVLHLKLLFSKVPGCTIRRSVWDHTPVASSERLDPGGPSSAEEKREDVSGQSGKLAKIVDSSEMLKGPQDLPGHWLVTGAKLGVEKGMIVLRVKYSLLNY, encoded by the exons ATGCTcaaaactttcttcttcttcttctcatggtCTTTCAAGATTAGTCAACCGTATCAAATGGAGAATCGTAAAGGAGGAAACTCGACCGTACCGAGCTCCGAAGCTTTGAAGACGACGCTTCACAGCGCGATCCAAGCTTTAGGTCGTGGTTTCGATGTCACATCCGATGTTCGTCTTCTGTACTGCAAAggagctcctggttcaagactTGTTCGTATCGAACAAGGACAAAACAGAGATCTTGAGTTGACCGATGGGTTTCTTCTTCCTAATGTCCCCGCTGATATCGAGTGCTCACTAGGCGAACCTTACATAGATAGAATCTCTGTTTGCAGCTTCCACCAG ATGGCAGCAAACTTTAATGAGAGGTCAGGTGTAAAAGGGAACATACCACTAGGATGCTTTAACGCCATGTTCAATTATACCGGTTCTTGGCAAGTAGATGCAGCTTCCACAAAGTCTCTTGCACTTGTTGGCTACGTTATTCCTCTTTATGAAGTCAAACTGGCTAAGCTTACTTTGTTTTTGCGCAACGACATCAAACAAGCCGTTCCTTCCTCATGGGATCCTGCTTCCTTAGCTAG CTTTATCGAAAACTATGGGACTCATATTGTAACGTCGGTTACAATTGGTGGAAGAGACATGGTTTACATCAGACAGCATCAGACTTCTCCTTTACCAGTATCTGAAATCGAGAACTATGTCAACAACATGGAGGAACACAGGTTTCACAAAGCAGAGACTCAATCTATTACTACCGAACCCTTAAAACACAAAGACAAG GATATTACAGTAATCTTTAGGCGAAGAGGAGGTGACGATCTTGAGCAAAGCCATGCTCGTTGGGCTGAGACAATATCCGCAGCTCCAGATATTATTAACATGACTTTTACTCCTATAGTCGCT CTCCTCGAAGGTGTGCCTGGTCTACGGCATTTAACTCGTGCTATCGAACTTTACTTGGAGT ATAAGCCTCCTATGGAAGATTTACAATACTTCTTGGACTTCCAAATAGCTAGAGCATGGGCTCCTGAACAGAGCAACCTCCAACGCAAAGAGCCTGTGTGTAAATCTCTTCACTTCAGCTTAATGGGTCCAAAACTATTCATCAGCGCTGATCAAGTAACGGTTGGGCGTAAACCGGTTACGGGTCTCAGGCTAAGCTTAGAAGGAAGCAAACAAAACCGTCTCTCTATCCATCTACAACACTTGGTGTCTCTCCCCAAGATCTTGCAGCCACATTGGGACTCTCACGTGCCTATAGGTGCACCGAAGTGGCAAGGACCGGAGGAACAAGATAGCCGTTGGTTTGAGCCTATCAAATGGAAGAACTTCTCTCACGTAAGCACCTCTCCTATAGAATATACGGAGACACACATAGGCGATCTCTCTGGCGTTCATATTGTCACCGGAGCTCAGCTTGGTGTTTGGAACTTCGGAACAAAGAGCGTTTTGCATTTGAAACTACTCTTCTCTAAAGTCCCTGGATGCACAATAAGACGGTCTGTTTGGGACCACACACCGGTTGCTTCCTCGGAAAGACTCGATCCGGGAGGTCCGAGTTCGGCCGAGGAGAAGAGAGAGGACGTGTCGGGGCAATCAGGGAAGTTGGCTAAGATTGTTGATTCATCAGAGATGTTGAAAGGACCACAAGATTTGCCTGGACATTGGCTTGTCACTGGAGCAAAGCTAGGCGTTGAAAAGGGTATGATTGTGTTGCGTGTGAAGTATTCGTTGCTAAATTATTGA
- the LOC103828944 gene encoding MACPF domain-containing protein CAD1 isoform X1: MLKTFFFFFSWSFKISQPYQMENRKGGNSTVPSSEALKTTLHSAIQALGRGFDVTSDVRLLYCKGAPGSRLVRIEQGQNRDLELTDGFLLPNVPADIECSLGEPYIDRISVCSFHQMAANFNERSGVKGNIPLGCFNAMFNYTGSWQVDAASTKSLALVGYVIPLYEVKLAKLTLFLRNDIKQAVPSSWDPASLASFIENYGTHIVTSVTIGGRDMVYIRQHQTSPLPVSEIENYVNNMEEHRFHKAETQSITTEPLKHKDKDITVIFRRRGGDDLEQSHARWAETISAAPDIINMTFTPIVALLEGVPGLRHLTRAIELYLEYKPPMEDLQYFLDFQIARAWAPEQSNLQRKEPVCKSLHFSLMGPKLFISADQVTVGRKPVTGLRLSLEGSKQNRLSIHLQHLVSLPKILQPHWDSHVPIGAPKWQGPEEQDSRWFEPIKWKNFSHVSTSPIEYTETHIGDLSGVHIVTGAQLGVWNFGTKSVLHLKLLFSKVPGCTIRRSVWDHTPVASSERLDPGGPSSAEEKREDVSGQSGKLAKIVDSSEMLKGPQDLPGHWLVTGAKLGVEKGMIVLRVKYSLLNY, translated from the exons ATGCTcaaaactttcttcttcttcttctcatggtCTTTCAAGATTAGTCAACCGTATCAAATGGAGAATCGTAAAGGAGGAAACTCGACCGTACCGAGCTCCGAAGCTTTGAAGACGACGCTTCACAGCGCGATCCAAGCTTTAGGTCGTGGTTTCGATGTCACATCCGATGTTCGTCTTCTGTACTGCAAAggagctcctggttcaagactTGTTCGTATCGAACAAGGACAAAACAGAGATCTTGAGTTGACCGATGGGTTTCTTCTTCCTAATGTCCCCGCTGATATCGAGTGCTCACTAGGCGAACCTTACATAGATAGAATCTCTGTTTGCAGCTTCCACCAG ATGGCAGCAAACTTTAATGAGAGGTCAGGTGTAAAAGGGAACATACCACTAGGATGCTTTAACGCCATGTTCAATTATACCGGTTCTTGGCAAGTAGATGCAGCTTCCACAAAGTCTCTTGCACTTGTTGGCTACGTTATTCCTCTTTATGAAGTCAAACTGGCTAAGCTTACTTTGTTTTTGCGCAACGACATCAAACAAGCCGTTCCTTCCTCATGGGATCCTGCTTCCTTAGCTAG CTTTATCGAAAACTATGGGACTCATATTGTAACGTCGGTTACAATTGGTGGAAGAGACATGGTTTACATCAGACAGCATCAGACTTCTCCTTTACCAGTATCTGAAATCGAGAACTATGTCAACAACATGGAGGAACACAGGTTTCACAAAGCAGAGACTCAATCTATTACTACCGAACCCTTAAAACACAAAGACAAG GATATTACAGTAATCTTTAGGCGAAGAGGAGGTGACGATCTTGAGCAAAGCCATGCTCGTTGGGCTGAGACAATATCCGCAGCTCCAGATATTATTAACATGACTTTTACTCCTAT AGTCGCTCTCCTCGAAGGTGTGCCTGGTCTACGGCATTTAACTCGTGCTATCGAACTTTACTTGGAGT ATAAGCCTCCTATGGAAGATTTACAATACTTCTTGGACTTCCAAATAGCTAGAGCATGGGCTCCTGAACAGAGCAACCTCCAACGCAAAGAGCCTGTGTGTAAATCTCTTCACTTCAGCTTAATGGGTCCAAAACTATTCATCAGCGCTGATCAAGTAACGGTTGGGCGTAAACCGGTTACGGGTCTCAGGCTAAGCTTAGAAGGAAGCAAACAAAACCGTCTCTCTATCCATCTACAACACTTGGTGTCTCTCCCCAAGATCTTGCAGCCACATTGGGACTCTCACGTGCCTATAGGTGCACCGAAGTGGCAAGGACCGGAGGAACAAGATAGCCGTTGGTTTGAGCCTATCAAATGGAAGAACTTCTCTCACGTAAGCACCTCTCCTATAGAATATACGGAGACACACATAGGCGATCTCTCTGGCGTTCATATTGTCACCGGAGCTCAGCTTGGTGTTTGGAACTTCGGAACAAAGAGCGTTTTGCATTTGAAACTACTCTTCTCTAAAGTCCCTGGATGCACAATAAGACGGTCTGTTTGGGACCACACACCGGTTGCTTCCTCGGAAAGACTCGATCCGGGAGGTCCGAGTTCGGCCGAGGAGAAGAGAGAGGACGTGTCGGGGCAATCAGGGAAGTTGGCTAAGATTGTTGATTCATCAGAGATGTTGAAAGGACCACAAGATTTGCCTGGACATTGGCTTGTCACTGGAGCAAAGCTAGGCGTTGAAAAGGGTATGATTGTGTTGCGTGTGAAGTATTCGTTGCTAAATTATTGA